One window of the Alligator mississippiensis isolate rAllMis1 chromosome 5, rAllMis1, whole genome shotgun sequence genome contains the following:
- the NGLY1 gene encoding peptide-N(4)-(N-acetyl-beta-glucosaminyl)asparagine amidase: MAAVVGQSSPPSSQAVSELCQNAREAFLEASRLLLTYADNIISHPNEEKYRSIRIGNPAFSTRLLPVRGAVECLFEMGFEEGETHLIFPKEASIEQLRKIRNLIAGERDSRLNESNQNERSGSSQSITNTQTVALQPSRTANSTPGPSSKQVETSIEQSAEKGTLIFQILQSNSQHVLVYENPSLQKKALASIPLQELKEKAQEKLVQARKIDKGANLNEEDFLLLELLNWFKSDFFQWVNTLPCSKCGGQTMTKENLPPSDDDLRWSANRVENHYCTHCQFSNRFPRYNNPEKLLETRRGRCGEWANCFTLYCRAVGFEARYVWDSTDHVWTEVYSSSQQRWLHCDPCENVCDKPLLYEIGWGKQLSYIIAFSKDEVVDVTWRYSCKHEEVLARRIHVDETALRETINKLTKLRQRSLSESKRKELQHRIIVELVEFISPKTPKPGEFSGRTSGSVAWRIARGEIDSEKGGDAVFIPSGNEKTSKLFHLCYNVVEDNYTRVSNNNEKINGWEKGVWKVESLWRKVETDWKMVYLARKEGSSSAYICWKFECGSVGLKIDNISVRTSSKTFQSGRIRWKLHSPTAEIDLIGDKSLRTYSDFSGTTEIILEAELSGGDGDIAWQHTQLFRESLNDCGEICLEIIIKLIDL, encoded by the exons ATGGCGGCCGTAGTGGGCCAATCCTCGCCACCATCCTCCCAAGCCGTGAGCGAGCTCTGCCAGAACGCCCGAGAAGCCTTCCTGGAGGCCTCGCGGCTGCTGCTCACCTACGCGGATAACATCATCAG CCAcccaaatgaagaaaaatataggTCAATTCGGATTGGAAATCCAGCATTTTCTACTAGATTGTTACCTGTCAGAGGAGCAGTAGAATGTTTGTTTGAAATGGGATTTGAAGAG GGAGAAACTCATCTCATTTTCCCTAAGGAAGCTTCAATTGAGCAACTGCGTAAAATCAGAAATTTAATTGCTGGGGAAAGAGATAGCAGATTGAATGagtcaaatcaaaatgaaaggtCTGGATCCTCTCAATCTATAACCAACACTCAGACTGTTGCTCTTCAACCTTCAAGAACTGCTAACTCTACTCCAGGCCCTTCCAGTAAGCAAGTAGAGACATCCATTGAACAGTCTGCTGAAAAG GGTACACTGATCTTTCAAATACTTCAATCAAATTCTCAGCATGTACTAGTGTATGAGAACCCCTCTCTCCAAAAGAAAGCATTGGCTTCTATTCCCTTGCAAGAGTTGAAAGAGAAGGCCCAAGAAAAACTAGTGCAAGCCAGGAAAATTGACAAAG GTGCTAATCTGAATGAagaggattttttgttgttggagCTCTTGAATTGGTTTAAGAGTGATTTTTTTCAATGGGTAAATACACTTCCTTGCAGCAAATGTGGTGGACAGACAATGACTAAAGAAAATTTACCACCCAGCGATGATGATCTGAGGTGGAGTGCAAATAGAGTTGAGAATCATTACTGTACTCATTGCCAGTTCAGTAACAGATTCCCAAG ATATAATAATCCTGAGAAACTTTTGGAAACAAGACGTGGGCGATGTGGAGAGTGGGCTAACTGTTTTACACTGTACTGCAGAGCTGTTGGGTTTGAGGCTAGATATGTCTGGGATTCAACAG ATCATGTGTGGACTGAAGTATATTCTTCATCTCAGCAGAGATGGCTTCACTGTGACCCTTGTGAAAATGTCTGTGATAAGCCTCTTCTATATGAGATTGGCTGGGGAAAGCAGCTCTCCTACATAATTGCGTTCTCCAAGGATGAG GTTGTTGATGTCACCTGGAGATACTCTTGTAAGCATGAGGAAGTACTTGCTAGAAGGATACATGTTGATGAAACAGCACTGCGTGAAACAATTAACAAACTTACTAAACTG agACAGCGATCTTTGtcagaaagcaaaaggaaagagCTCCAGCACAGGATAATTGTGGAGCTTGTTGAGTTCATTTCTCCCAAAACTCCTAAACCTGGTGAATTTAGTGGAAGGACATCTGGTTCAGTGGCTTGGAGAATAGCCAGAGGTGAAATTGATTCAGAG AAGGGAGGAGACGCTGTTTTTATTCCCTCTGGAAATGAGAAGACTTCTAAGCTCTTTCATCTCTGCTACAATGTAGTGGAAGACAACTATACACGAGTTTCCAATAACAATGAAAAAATCAATGGTTGGGAGAAAGGTGTGTGGAAGGTGGAGTCTTTATGGAGGAAGGTTGAAACAGACTGGAAAATG GTTTATTTAGCCCGAAAAGAAGGGTCATCTTCTGCTTATATCTGCTGGAAGTTTGAGTGTGGGTCAGTTGGTCTAAAAATAGACAATATTTCAGTTAGGACAAGCAGTAAGACATTTCAGAGTGGAAGAATAAGGTGGAAATTGCACTCTCCCACAGCAGAAATTGATCTTATTGGAG ATAAAAGTCTTCGTACATATTCAGATTTCTCTGGTACAACAGAAATTATTTTGGAAGCTGAACTAAGTGGAGGGGATGGTGATATTGCATGGCAACACACCCAGCTATTTAGAGAGAGCTTAAATGACTGTGGAGAAATTTGTTTGGAGATAATTATAAAACTCATTGACCTCTGA